The uncultured Bacteroides sp. genome includes the window CTTTCGTTCCTTACGGACGTAGTTACGCTTGAAGAGTGTTTCAATGATAGCCGCGCGGGTAGACGGACGACCGATACCGTTCTCTTTCAAAGCATCGCGCAGTTCGTCATTATCGACCAACTTACCGGCTGTTTCCATAGCACGTAGTAATGTTGCTTCGGTAAAAGGTCTGGGAGGTTTCGTCCATTTCTCATTCAAACTAGGGATATGAGGACCACTCTCTCCTTTTACAAAAGCAGGAAGAACTCGTTCTTCATCTTCACTCTCTTTCTCTTCGGTTTGTTCTTTAGCAAATACCATACGCCAACCGGGTTCTAGAATCTGCTTACCTGTCACTTTAAATTCGATCTTATCTACTTCACCCAGTACGGTAGTGGTAGCGACTTTACAATCAGGATAGAACACTGCAATGAAACGACGGGCAATAAGATCGAACACATGTCGCTCCATATCAGTAAGATTCTGCGGATAAATTCCTGTAGGAATAATGGCATGGTGATCTGTTACTTTTGCATTATCAAATACTTTTTTTGATTTGGGTAGTTTAGTTCCTTCTAACGGGGCAGTAAGCACACTATAATCTCTCAACCCCTTTAAGATTGCAGGGCACTTAGCATACATATCATCGGTTAGGTATGTGGTATCTACGCGTGGATAGGTAGTGACCTTCTTCTCATAAAGAGATTGTATCTGCTTAAGCGTTTCATCAGCGGAATAGGCAAACTTCTTATTACATTCCACCTGCAGAGAAGTAAGGTCGAACAATCGAGGCGCATACTCTTTTCCTTGTTTCTTATTAACAGCAGTAACCTCAAAAGGGAAATTCTTTATTTGTTCTAATAAGGATAATCCTCTTTCATAATCTTCTATCGGCTCTATGCCGGGATTCGATTCTGCCTTCTTTGCTTTTGCAGAGGCATCTGCTTGCCCTTCTTCCAAAAGGACTTCTTCTTCACTTTTCTTGATGATGGCAGAAAAAGTAGTATCACGATAGAGCGTCTTTAGCTCCCAATATTGTTTAGGTTTAAAATTTTCGATCTCAAGTTGGCGGTTAACAATCAGGGCAAGCGTAGGCGTTTGAACCCGTCCAATGGAAAGAACCTGCCGTCCTTGTCCGTATTTGATGGTATAAAGACGCGTAGCATTCATGCCAAGCGTCCAGTCGCCAATGGCACGAGATAGACCCGCTTCATATAAAGGTTGAAACTCCGACTGGTCTTTTAATTTCGCAAATCCTTCTTTAATGGATTCTTCGGTCAAAGAAGAGATCCAAAGACGCTTCACCGGACAGCGAACCCCGGCTTTTTGCATCACCCAACGCTGAATCAATTCCCCTTCTTGTCCGGCATCACCGCAGTTGATGATTTCATCTGCCGCCTGCATCAGTTTTTCTATGATATGGAATTGCTTCTCATAAGTAGGATTACTGATTAGTTTAATCCCAAAACGTGGCGGAATCATCGGCAGACTACTCAGACTCCATGATTTCCATGCCGGACTATACTCATGTGGTTCCTTCAAGGTACACAAATGGCCGAATGTCCAGGTTACCTGGTATCCGTTACCTTCCATATATCCATCTTTTTTGGTTCGAGCTCCGAGTATATCGGCTATATCACGTGCCACAGAGGGCTTTTCAGCAATGCAAACTATCATTTTAATCCTTATTATAAAGGCAAAGGTAGGGAAAAAGCAGGAAAGAGAGGTGAGGTATAGGCATAAAAAAAGGAGTCACGCCTGACTCCAACCTTTGTTAACCTTAAATCTAATACTATGAAAAACACATTGCAAAGATACGGACTTTTGTGAGATTTGCAAGAACCGTGTGCGAAAACATGTGTTTTATAACATACTTTAATGAATTGGATTGATTTTAAAAAAATCATCAATCGCTATTTATAACTGGTTGAGGATCAGTTATTTCTAAGACTTCTTTATCACTCATATCATAATGATAGAATTTATGAAAGAATTCTTTTGTAACAGAAGCCATATCTACCTTATAAATATCCGGATAGAGCAAATGAGATAACCAAATGTAACCTATGAGGCGATTGATTCCCGGCGGACGATCTATCCAACCAAACGGACACCATGGAACTTGATAAACTTGCTTTTGCTTCACAGCCCTCAATTGTGACCAAACAGCATTACTCTTTATAAATTTATAGGAATCCATTCCGTCAAAATTCCCCGACCAGACTAGCACAATATCGGGGTTCCATGCATATATTTGTTCCATCGAGACATTGGTCATTCCTTTTCCGGGTAGTAAATCGACTGTAGCAACGTTTTTTGCCCCCACCGAATCAATCAAAAGACTATGAACAGATCCAGAAGGGTCTGTTTTCATTCCTTTCATCCCTTCGGCATAATAAATACGTTTTTTGTCCCTTTCGGCAATTGCTTGAGCTTTAAGGGGAATCGAATCAATATAGGTTTTGACAAAAGCAAGTAATTCATTTGCCTTGTCGGGCTTATGAAGTAGCTTACCCACAAAGATGAGAATTTCTTTATACTGATCAATTTTCATATCCAGAAGAATGACGGGTATATTAATTTTGGCCTGCAACACATTAGCCTCTTCAATATTTGCCTTAGTTAACT containing:
- a CDS encoding DNA topoisomerase 3 — encoded protein: MIVCIAEKPSVARDIADILGARTKKDGYMEGNGYQVTWTFGHLCTLKEPHEYSPAWKSWSLSSLPMIPPRFGIKLISNPTYEKQFHIIEKLMQAADEIINCGDAGQEGELIQRWVMQKAGVRCPVKRLWISSLTEESIKEGFAKLKDQSEFQPLYEAGLSRAIGDWTLGMNATRLYTIKYGQGRQVLSIGRVQTPTLALIVNRQLEIENFKPKQYWELKTLYRDTTFSAIIKKSEEEVLLEEGQADASAKAKKAESNPGIEPIEDYERGLSLLEQIKNFPFEVTAVNKKQGKEYAPRLFDLTSLQVECNKKFAYSADETLKQIQSLYEKKVTTYPRVDTTYLTDDMYAKCPAILKGLRDYSVLTAPLEGTKLPKSKKVFDNAKVTDHHAIIPTGIYPQNLTDMERHVFDLIARRFIAVFYPDCKVATTTVLGEVDKIEFKVTGKQILEPGWRMVFAKEQTEEKESEDEERVLPAFVKGESGPHIPSLNEKWTKPPRPFTEATLLRAMETAGKLVDNDELRDALKENGIGRPSTRAAIIETLFKRNYVRKERKNLIATPTGMELIQIIHEELLKSAELTGIWEKKLREIEKKNYDAHQFIEELKQMVSDVVLSVLSDNTNRRITIQEAEVVKEEKKQPKKRTRKAAAPKEKKEKPVAVKSPAADGLVGQPCPLCGKGTIIKGKTAYGCSEWRNGCTYRKTLEQ
- a CDS encoding ABC transporter substrate-binding protein — its product is MNKIEKILVLSLFSFIFLFSSCQYKPGKEKVSATRVITDMAGREVKIPDTIHSVFIDRHSAQMLYAFDTAMTVNRVFNYNETEKKYLKASFYAAKPYVIEGATEEIIRLKPDVVIYSQELTKANIEEANVLQAKINIPVILLDMKIDQYKEILIFVGKLLHKPDKANELLAFVKTYIDSIPLKAQAIAERDKKRIYYAEGMKGMKTDPSGSVHSLLIDSVGAKNVATVDLLPGKGMTNVSMEQIYAWNPDIVLVWSGNFDGMDSYKFIKSNAVWSQLRAVKQKQVYQVPWCPFGWIDRPPGINRLIGYIWLSHLLYPDIYKVDMASVTKEFFHKFYHYDMSDKEVLEITDPQPVINSD